In the Bacillus shivajii genome, one interval contains:
- a CDS encoding DUF4129 domain-containing transglutaminase family protein, with amino-acid sequence MRKRNEQPKATITHFFIYTLAFLILWEWLRPIPVVTNTGHIDVFVLFALFSAVLIYLRIPLYFSLPALFIGSIYGLHYIFSGGSFFSREGGGETIRSFLHELTYNIQLIFSWELVALTDVFRTFLLFLLLALVCYLIYFWVFYTQKIFFFLLATVIYITVLDTFTPVDASMAIVRIVIIGFFIMTLLHMLKVQEVERAIGRRSTAFISSAWMYTLIFVILIATSIGYTAPKFEPQWEDPVPTFQQYVLGENGTGTGEGVRRVGYGENDERLGGGFIQDHGTVFYAAIEEPAYWRGESKHEYTGHGWVSEPTYVDSRSIYGEGIDYRMFNSAYNEELETTVMMEEGIGFNHFFYPGELTDVDVDSLDYLVNGTSGGGIPLQFLTDIVGGRVMAQTNNNDDLQLTQYTIQYNNPQFEIEALKNSSIEDPDEIRELYLQLPDDLPERVVELAEEITEDLDNRYDMAVAVEQYFSENDFEYRTTNIPIPDEGEDYVDQFLFETQYGYCDNYSTSMAVMLRAIDIPARWVKGFTQGEEIETLDDGKKRFEITNSNAHSWVEVYFPDVGWVPFEPTQGFDNNVEFIEEEEESIEIDLDEREDAEDQERDMPNLDDMNPEMEDYDDTDASAIGGGGGSSDLFAEYLTPKNVLISIVVLVLVMIIYQKQNLLQNRYFMLRYKLSQSDDQFTPAYRRLLWILENEGLPMGDGETLREYASRVDRVLNSLSMTKLTETYEKIYYGKRDVEIDWKKHQKHWQELVKSLNS; translated from the coding sequence ATGAGAAAGAGAAACGAACAACCGAAAGCAACGATTACTCACTTTTTTATTTATACGTTAGCTTTCTTAATTTTATGGGAGTGGCTTCGGCCGATACCTGTTGTAACAAATACTGGCCATATTGATGTCTTTGTTTTGTTTGCACTATTTAGTGCGGTCTTAATTTATTTGCGTATCCCTTTATACTTTTCCTTGCCTGCATTATTTATCGGCAGTATATATGGTCTCCATTATATTTTCAGTGGTGGCAGCTTTTTTAGTCGTGAAGGCGGAGGAGAAACGATTCGCTCTTTTCTACATGAACTGACTTACAATATTCAACTAATTTTTTCATGGGAGTTAGTGGCCTTAACTGACGTCTTTCGGACATTTTTACTCTTTTTACTACTAGCTCTGGTTTGTTATTTAATTTACTTTTGGGTATTTTACACGCAAAAAATCTTCTTTTTCTTATTAGCAACTGTTATTTACATTACAGTATTAGATACGTTTACTCCGGTTGATGCATCGATGGCCATTGTTCGAATTGTCATTATTGGATTTTTTATTATGACGTTACTTCATATGTTAAAAGTCCAGGAAGTTGAAAGAGCAATTGGGCGGAGGTCTACAGCTTTTATTTCTTCGGCTTGGATGTATACGTTAATCTTCGTGATCTTAATCGCGACATCAATCGGTTATACAGCACCGAAGTTTGAACCACAATGGGAGGACCCTGTTCCGACTTTTCAACAATACGTCCTTGGTGAGAACGGTACAGGTACAGGTGAAGGGGTTCGAAGAGTTGGATATGGAGAAAATGATGAGCGCCTAGGTGGCGGATTCATTCAAGATCACGGGACAGTTTTCTATGCAGCTATCGAAGAACCGGCGTATTGGCGTGGAGAATCAAAGCATGAATACACAGGGCATGGCTGGGTTTCAGAACCGACATACGTTGATTCAAGATCCATTTATGGTGAAGGTATTGACTATCGCATGTTTAACAGTGCGTATAATGAAGAGCTAGAAACAACGGTTATGATGGAGGAAGGTATAGGATTTAACCACTTCTTTTATCCTGGTGAACTGACAGATGTAGACGTTGATTCACTTGATTATTTAGTAAATGGGACAAGTGGTGGTGGAATTCCATTACAGTTTTTAACGGATATTGTAGGCGGAAGAGTGATGGCGCAAACAAATAATAATGATGACTTGCAGCTTACTCAATACACGATTCAGTATAATAACCCTCAATTTGAAATTGAAGCGTTAAAGAACAGTTCTATAGAAGATCCTGATGAAATTCGAGAACTATATTTGCAACTACCAGATGATTTACCTGAACGTGTGGTGGAGCTTGCAGAGGAAATTACCGAGGACCTCGATAACCGCTATGATATGGCTGTTGCTGTTGAACAGTATTTTTCTGAAAACGACTTTGAATATCGAACAACAAATATTCCAATTCCCGACGAGGGTGAAGATTACGTTGATCAATTCTTATTTGAAACACAGTACGGGTATTGCGATAATTATTCAACCTCGATGGCCGTTATGTTACGAGCAATTGATATTCCAGCTCGTTGGGTAAAAGGCTTTACGCAAGGTGAGGAAATTGAAACGTTAGATGATGGGAAAAAGCGTTTTGAAATTACAAATTCTAACGCACACTCTTGGGTAGAAGTTTACTTTCCAGATGTTGGTTGGGTTCCATTCGAGCCGACACAAGGTTTTGATAACAACGTTGAATTTATTGAGGAAGAAGAAGAAAGTATTGAAATCGATTTAGATGAAAGAGAAGACGCTGAAGATCAAGAACGCGATATGCCAAATTTGGATGATATGAATCCTGAAATGGAAGATTATGATGATACTGACGCTTCAGCAATCGGAGGCGGAGGAGGAAGTTCTGATCTTTTTGCAGAATATCTCACTCCAAAAAACGTTCTCATCTCGATTGTTGTGCTCGTTCTTGTTATGATCATCTACCAAAAACAAAACCTTCTACAAAACCGTTATTTTATGCTCCGATATAAGTTGAGTCAAAGTGACGATCAGTTCACTCCAGCTTATCGAAGATTGTTATGGATTTTAGAAAATGAAGGTTTACCGATGGGAGATGGAGAGACGTTAAGGGAATATGCATCTCGTGTTGATAGAGTTTTAAATTCATTGTCGATGACAAAGCTAACTGAAACGTATGAAAAAATCTACTATGGAAAACGTGATGTAGAGATAGATTGGAAGAAACACCAAAAGCATTGGCAAGAATTGGTGAAGTCACTGAACTCTTGA
- the guaA gene encoding glutamine-hydrolyzing GMP synthase yields MQEIKEKIVVLDFGGQYNQLIARRIRDLGVFSELHSHKITVEEIKEMNPKGIIFSGGPGSVYADGAPRCDERIFDLGIPVLGICYGMQLMTHHFEGKVEAANHREYGKAILEVQNESKLYADLPKKQSVWMSHGDKVVEPPAGFSVDATNVSCPVAAMSDESRSLYGVQFHPEVRNSEHGNEMLKNFVYNICECEGNWTMENFIEMEMEKVREAVGDRKVLCALSGGVDSSVVAALIHKAIGDQLICMFIDHGLLRKGEAESVMKTFTEGFDMNVVKIDAQERFLSKLEGVKDPEEKRKIIGNEFIYVFEEEAGKLEGIDFLAQGTLYTDIIESGTDTAATIKSHHNVGGLPEDMKFDLIEPLNTLFKDEVRAVGTELGLPDEVVWRQPFPGPGLGIRVLGEITDEKLEIVRESDAILREEIKKAGLDREIWQYFTALPDMRSVGVMGDSRTYDYTVGIRAVTSIDGMTSDWARIPYDVLEVISTRIVNEVKHVNRVVYDITSKPPSTIEWE; encoded by the coding sequence ATGCAAGAAATCAAAGAAAAAATCGTCGTACTCGATTTTGGCGGACAGTATAACCAGTTAATAGCACGCCGAATTCGTGATTTGGGAGTTTTCAGTGAACTGCACTCTCACAAAATTACGGTAGAAGAAATTAAAGAAATGAATCCGAAAGGCATTATTTTTTCAGGAGGACCAGGGAGTGTTTATGCAGATGGAGCTCCACGATGCGATGAAAGAATCTTTGATTTAGGGATTCCGGTCCTTGGTATTTGTTACGGGATGCAGCTTATGACACATCATTTTGAAGGGAAAGTAGAAGCTGCGAATCACCGTGAATACGGAAAAGCGATTTTGGAAGTGCAAAATGAAAGTAAATTATATGCAGACTTACCGAAAAAGCAATCTGTTTGGATGAGTCATGGTGATAAAGTTGTTGAACCGCCGGCTGGATTTTCGGTTGATGCGACAAATGTGTCATGTCCTGTTGCAGCAATGAGTGATGAAAGTAGAAGTCTATATGGTGTTCAATTCCATCCTGAAGTAAGAAATTCAGAGCACGGCAATGAGATGTTGAAAAACTTTGTCTATAACATCTGTGAATGTGAAGGCAATTGGACGATGGAAAACTTCATTGAAATGGAGATGGAGAAAGTCCGTGAAGCAGTTGGCGATCGTAAAGTATTATGTGCACTAAGTGGTGGTGTTGATTCTTCTGTTGTTGCTGCACTTATCCATAAAGCGATTGGCGATCAATTAATTTGTATGTTTATCGATCACGGTCTGCTTCGAAAAGGGGAAGCAGAAAGTGTCATGAAAACTTTCACTGAAGGTTTTGATATGAATGTTGTAAAGATTGATGCACAAGAACGTTTCCTGTCAAAACTTGAAGGTGTGAAAGACCCAGAGGAAAAACGAAAAATCATCGGTAATGAGTTTATTTATGTTTTTGAAGAGGAAGCAGGAAAGCTCGAAGGTATTGACTTTTTAGCACAAGGAACACTCTACACGGACATTATTGAAAGTGGAACGGACACTGCAGCAACGATTAAGTCTCACCATAATGTTGGTGGTTTACCAGAAGATATGAAATTTGATTTGATTGAACCGTTAAATACATTGTTTAAAGATGAGGTTCGTGCTGTCGGTACAGAGCTTGGCCTACCTGATGAAGTTGTTTGGCGTCAACCATTCCCAGGGCCAGGTCTTGGAATTCGGGTATTAGGTGAAATTACAGACGAAAAACTAGAGATTGTTCGTGAATCAGATGCGATTTTACGTGAAGAAATTAAGAAAGCCGGTTTAGATCGTGAAATTTGGCAATACTTCACTGCGCTTCCCGATATGCGAAGTGTTGGCGTGATGGGAGACTCTCGTACGTATGATTATACTGTCGGTATTCGTGCCGTAACATCCATTGATGGAATGACTTCCGATTGGGCGAGAATCCCGTATGACGTGCTTGAAGTAATTTCTACAAGGATCGTTAATGAAGTAAAGCATGTAAACCGTGTTGTGTACGATATTACATCAAAGCCACCTTCAACGATTGAGTGGGAATAA
- a CDS encoding NCS2 family permease — protein MDRYFRFNELNTSYRKEFLGGLTTFLAMAYILFVNPNVLEPTGMDTGAIYVATALAAAIGTIIMGLIAKYPIALAPGMGLNAFFTYSVVLGMGIPWETALLGVFMSGVIFIIITLVGIREKIINAIPEELKYAAAAGIGLFIAFIGLQSAGIVVLSEATLVQIGDLSQGPTLLAVFGVVITVILMAVGLRGGIFYGMIITAIVGVIFTVIPTPNSIVGSIPSLAPTFGAAFAPFGEMALSEIFTYQLLIVILTFLFVDFFDTAGTLYAVANQAGFVKNNKLPRAKSALLADSSATSIGAVLGTPTTTAYIESSSGIAAGARTGFASLVTGLLFLLALFFSPLLVVITAEVTAPALIIVGILMASALSNIDFKKFEIAVPAFLTIIAMPLTYSIATGIALGFIMYPITMLCKGRGKEVHPIMYILFFVFIFYFVYLGE, from the coding sequence ATGGATCGTTATTTTCGTTTTAATGAGTTAAACACATCTTATCGTAAAGAGTTTCTTGGAGGATTAACGACTTTTCTCGCGATGGCTTATATTTTATTCGTAAATCCGAACGTTCTTGAACCAACGGGGATGGATACAGGTGCTATTTATGTTGCGACAGCTCTTGCAGCAGCAATTGGTACGATCATTATGGGGCTCATCGCTAAATACCCAATTGCATTAGCACCAGGCATGGGGTTAAACGCATTTTTTACTTATTCGGTTGTTTTAGGAATGGGAATTCCTTGGGAGACTGCACTATTAGGTGTATTTATGTCTGGTGTCATTTTTATCATTATCACCCTTGTTGGAATTCGTGAAAAAATCATTAATGCGATTCCGGAAGAATTAAAATATGCAGCAGCAGCAGGTATCGGATTATTTATTGCGTTTATTGGACTTCAAAGTGCTGGTATCGTTGTATTATCTGAAGCAACCCTCGTTCAAATTGGGGATTTAAGTCAAGGACCTACATTGTTAGCTGTCTTTGGTGTTGTCATTACAGTAATATTAATGGCGGTTGGCCTTCGTGGTGGGATTTTTTACGGAATGATCATTACAGCAATCGTTGGTGTCATCTTTACAGTTATTCCAACTCCGAATTCGATTGTAGGGTCGATTCCAAGTTTAGCGCCAACGTTCGGTGCAGCATTTGCGCCATTTGGTGAAATGGCCCTATCAGAAATTTTTACTTATCAATTATTAATTGTCATTTTAACGTTTTTATTTGTCGATTTCTTTGACACAGCAGGAACACTTTATGCCGTAGCAAACCAAGCTGGGTTTGTGAAAAATAACAAATTGCCTCGTGCAAAAAGTGCCCTTTTAGCAGATTCTTCTGCAACATCAATTGGAGCTGTTTTAGGTACACCGACAACGACTGCTTACATTGAGTCATCTTCAGGGATCGCAGCAGGAGCACGAACTGGTTTTGCTTCATTAGTTACTGGTTTACTCTTTTTATTAGCATTGTTTTTCTCGCCGTTACTCGTTGTTATAACAGCAGAAGTTACTGCACCAGCATTAATTATCGTTGGTATATTAATGGCTTCAGCATTATCAAACATTGACTTTAAGAAATTTGAAATTGCCGTTCCGGCGTTTTTAACAATCATCGCAATGCCACTCACATACAGTATTGCAACAGGGATCGCATTAGGTTTTATCATGTATCCAATTACGATGCTTTGTAAAGGAAGAGGAAAAGAAGTACATCCAATTATGTACATCCTATTCTTCGTCTTTATCTTCTACTTTGTCTATTTAGGAGAATAG
- a CDS encoding type III polyketide synthase, with protein sequence MPAILSVSTNPPPYTIEQRETEAVVRELFRESFPDIERMMQIFDNGQIKRRRFVVPKEWFEKEHSFEEKNDLYIEKSVKMGREAITQCLNNETFLKQELHESEIDAIFFVSSSGLATPTIDARIMNQLFFSPHTKRIPIWGLGCAGGAAGVSRAYEYCLAFPNAKVLVLCIELCSITFQRNDTRKSNLVGTSLFADGVACTLIAGDEVVKKESTNFQHRCVPFIKGTQSTLMPDSEDVMGWDVKNEGLHVIFSRDIPTIITNWLRPNLETFLNDQHLSMDEVTHFVAHPGGKKVLEAYEKALGFSQDMTTIPRQVLEEHGNMSSPTVLYVLKENMELTPQSGSVGIMTALGPGFSSELVHLEWRNMA encoded by the coding sequence ATGCCAGCGATTTTATCTGTTAGTACGAATCCCCCTCCGTATACAATTGAACAAAGGGAAACCGAAGCGGTTGTACGTGAATTATTTCGCGAATCGTTTCCTGACATTGAGCGAATGATGCAAATTTTTGATAACGGTCAAATCAAGAGAAGGCGCTTTGTCGTACCGAAAGAGTGGTTTGAAAAAGAACATTCGTTTGAAGAGAAAAACGATTTATATATTGAAAAATCGGTTAAGATGGGACGCGAAGCGATTACTCAATGTTTAAATAACGAAACCTTTTTAAAACAAGAATTGCACGAAAGTGAGATCGACGCGATCTTCTTCGTTTCAAGTTCTGGTCTAGCTACCCCAACGATTGATGCGAGAATTATGAACCAGCTTTTCTTTTCACCACATACGAAACGTATTCCGATTTGGGGATTAGGTTGTGCTGGAGGTGCGGCAGGAGTTAGTCGAGCTTATGAATATTGCCTTGCGTTTCCTAATGCAAAAGTACTCGTTCTGTGTATCGAATTGTGCAGTATTACTTTTCAAAGAAATGATACACGAAAAAGCAATCTTGTTGGTACATCATTATTTGCAGATGGCGTTGCGTGTACACTCATTGCTGGTGATGAAGTGGTAAAAAAAGAAAGCACTAACTTTCAGCATCGGTGTGTCCCATTTATCAAAGGTACGCAGTCAACGTTGATGCCTGATTCGGAAGATGTCATGGGCTGGGATGTGAAAAATGAAGGATTGCATGTTATCTTTTCGCGGGACATCCCGACCATTATTACGAATTGGCTCCGACCGAACTTAGAAACATTTTTGAATGATCAACACCTATCCATGGATGAAGTGACACATTTTGTTGCACACCCAGGAGGAAAGAAAGTACTTGAAGCTTACGAGAAAGCGCTTGGTTTTTCACAAGACATGACAACGATCCCAAGACAAGTGTTAGAAGAGCACGGGAATATGTCGTCACCAACCGTCCTGTACGTGTTAAAAGAAAATATGGAATTAACACCGCAGTCGGGAAGTGTTGGGATTATGACAGCTCTAGGACCTGGTTTTAGCTCAGAACTTGTTCATTTAGAATGGAGGAATATGGCGTGA
- a CDS encoding isoprenylcysteine carboxyl methyltransferase family protein, whose translation MTIFWFLLLLIIFQRGIELVLAKKNEQWMKERGAKEFGEQHYKWIVLLHLSFFISLTVEVFYKGAELISWWPFVLSIFLVAQIGRVWVLTSLGKYWNTKIIVLPGEEKVRKGPYQWIRHPNYVIVAIELVSLPLLFQAYITAVVFTILNACILLLVRIPKEEEALNWLLETK comes from the coding sequence GTGACGATCTTTTGGTTTTTACTTCTTCTCATTATTTTTCAACGTGGTATTGAACTAGTTTTAGCAAAAAAGAATGAACAATGGATGAAAGAACGTGGTGCAAAAGAATTTGGTGAACAGCATTACAAATGGATTGTGTTGTTACACCTTAGTTTTTTCATTTCATTAACGGTTGAAGTATTTTACAAAGGAGCTGAACTAATTAGCTGGTGGCCGTTTGTATTAAGTATTTTCCTTGTCGCACAAATCGGCAGAGTGTGGGTGCTCACGTCATTAGGGAAGTATTGGAACACAAAAATTATTGTCCTACCTGGTGAAGAAAAGGTTCGTAAAGGTCCTTATCAATGGATTCGCCATCCAAACTATGTCATTGTTGCGATTGAATTGGTCTCTCTCCCCTTATTGTTTCAAGCTTATATCACAGCGGTTGTTTTTACGATTTTAAATGCATGCATACTATTGCTTGTCCGTATCCCGAAAGAAGAAGAAGCACTCAATTGGCTTCTTGAAACAAAATAA
- a CDS encoding DUF2179 domain-containing protein, whose amino-acid sequence MIDFILENAVGMLAIILVINIVYVTLFTVRMIFTLKGQRYSAAIVSIVEIIVYIIGLGLVLDNLDRIENLIAYALGYATGVLVGIKIEEKLALGYITVNVITKEYEPDIPNALRDKGYGVTNWVAYGREGERLMMEILTSRKSEYDLYTTVKNMDPNAFIISHETKAFFGGFWVKGVRR is encoded by the coding sequence ATGATAGACTTCATTTTAGAAAATGCTGTAGGGATGCTTGCGATTATTTTAGTTATTAATATCGTCTACGTAACACTATTTACAGTTCGAATGATCTTTACTTTGAAAGGACAACGTTATTCGGCAGCTATAGTAAGTATCGTTGAAATTATTGTATATATTATCGGTTTAGGCCTCGTTTTAGACAATTTAGACCGAATTGAGAATTTAATCGCATATGCGTTAGGTTATGCAACTGGAGTTCTTGTTGGAATTAAGATTGAAGAGAAGCTCGCTTTAGGTTATATTACAGTTAATGTGATAACAAAAGAATATGAACCAGATATCCCGAATGCGCTCCGTGATAAAGGATACGGCGTAACAAACTGGGTTGCATACGGGCGTGAAGGGGAGCGTCTCATGATGGAGATCTTAACATCAAGGAAGTCCGAATATGATTTGTATACGACCGTGAAAAATATGGATCCGAACGCATTTATTATCTCGCATGAAACGAAGGCATTCTTCGGCGGATTCTGGGTGAAAGGAGTACGCAGGTAA
- a CDS encoding NETI motif-containing protein, giving the protein MAKKQKKNDQPKKQKFYVEDGETIDACLERMKKAGYMPVRRMEEPILQEVTKNGKTEVEVAKQQIVFEGKIQN; this is encoded by the coding sequence ATGGCAAAAAAACAAAAGAAAAACGATCAACCAAAAAAGCAAAAGTTTTATGTTGAAGATGGAGAAACGATTGATGCTTGTCTTGAACGTATGAAAAAAGCAGGCTATATGCCCGTGCGACGGATGGAAGAACCAATTTTGCAGGAAGTTACGAAAAATGGAAAGACAGAAGTCGAAGTGGCAAAACAACAAATCGTTTTTGAAGGAAAGATACAAAATTAA